ATATCAACGATTACTACCGTATGAGTACCAGTGTTGACCTGAACAAGCTACCAGATAATGTTGAAGCCGTGAAATCTGTTCAGCAATTTACCGTTACTGAAGGGGCAATTGCCTATCGTAAATTTGATGTCCTTTCTGGTTTGAAAACGATGGTTCGCTTGGCGCTTGCTGATGGCTCTTATCCGCCATTTGGTGCCTCTATTCTTAATGCTAAAAAACATGAAGTTGGCATCGTCAATGATAATGGCTCTGTATATCTTTCAGGTATCAATCCAAACGAAATATTGGATGTGAATTGGAATGGGCAGACACAGTGTCGCATTCAAATCCCACAGAATATTGAAAGTGTCGAGTTTAATTCACTGCTACTACCTTGTGATATGGATCCAAGTGCAACACCTGTAAATACTGCCACAGCACCTGTAATCCATAATGTTCAGCCACCAGTGACACCTGTGCAAAACATCATTCCTCGCGAACGCTGGTTACTGACGCGACCCGATATTCAGTATTCCGCTGACGATGCATCACTGTAAAGATAAAGCTTAATAAAAAGAGTTAATACATATGAAAATGAACAATATCGCACTTTTTACCACCACAATGACATTAACTGCGGTTCTTTGTAGTGAGGCAAATGCAGCTATCGCTTTAGATAGGACGCGTGTCATTTTTAATGGCAATGAAAAAACGATCAGCCTCAATGTGACCAACCAAAACAAAGAGCTTCCTTACCTTGCTCAAGGTTGGATAGAAGATGCTAACGGCACCAAAATCGAATCCCCACTCACGGTCTTGCCACCAGTACAGCGCGTTGAGGCAGGAGATAAAAGTCAGGTCAAAATTCAATCTCTACCAGACATTACGAAGTTACCACAAGATAGAGAAAGCGTGTTCTATTTTAATTTACGTGAAATACCCCCTAAAAGCAGCCAACCTAATGTCCTGCAAATCGCACTACAAACGCGTATTAAGTTGTTCTATCGCCCAAAAGCACTCTACGCTTCACGCAGTGATCTCGATAACCCATGGCAAGAAAAAATCACTCTACAGCGTGTAGGGGATAGTTACCAAATCCATAATCCAACCGCTTACTTTGTAACGATTGTTGACGCCGCTAAAGATCTGAAGAGTGACACAGTAGGTAATTTTGAGCCCGTAATGATTTCACCGAAGGGGAATGCCACCCTGCGCGGTAGCGCTAGTATGCTAGGAACCTCACCTGTACTGACTTATATCAATGATTATGGGGGTCGACCTAAGCTGACATTCAAATGCAGTGGTACCAGCTGTATCGTTGCCTCTTCTTCAGATAATTAATGGTGGATTTTCATGAAAAAGGCTCTCTTATTCTGTAGCACCATGCTCTGTGTAGCTCCGCCACTATTGGCAGCCAATAGTGATAATTGGCAAGTTGAGGGGCTGCATGGCGAAATACATGTGAGAGGTACCTTAACTGAAGCGCCATGCACGTTAGATATGGCTTCTGCATGGCAAGAAGTTTCTCTCGGTGATGTTCCTGCTTATCGTTTACGTAAGCCTGGTAACCAAGCAGAGCCTGTGCTTTTCACTCTACTATTTCGTGATTGTATTCGTTCACAAGGCGTTCTTTATGATCAACGAACCGACACACCGACATGGAGTGAAATGCAACCTATTGTCACTGTGTCATTTGTTGCCCCCGCTGATACGTATTTTCCTGAAATGTTGGCGGTCAGTGGAATAAGTGGATTGGCCTTGAAAGTTACCGATCAACAAAAGAACACTATCCGTTTAGGTAGCCGTGGTCGTCCACAATTTCTGGAATTTCCTCAAGGGCAGTTAACCTATTACGTCATTCCAGTACGTACTCCTGAAAAATTGAGTGAAGGACATTTTAGAGCCGTAATGGACTTTAGGGTGAATTATGATTGATTTAAATATTAAGCCTTTCACATTATGCCTCTGTATCAGTGCGCTTTTTGGGGTATCGACTGTCTATGCAGACTTACCTCAATCTAGGATCAATCCTACCGCTCAAGTACGGGCGATACCCGGTATTGTTTACGTCAACATTACCGGTACAGTGATCGCGCCTCCACCTTGCATTATCAATGATGGCAATCTTATTGAAGTTAATTTTGGCGAAGTCATGAGTTCTCGCATTGATGGTACTGCTTATAAAAAAGACGTCCTGTACACCGTTCAATGTAACAAAATGCCTGCATCAGCAAAAAATGCCATGAAAATGTCAGTACAGGGCAATAAGGCAAGTTTTGATAGCCAATCCCTCTCCACCAACATTGATGGACTTGGCATTGCCATTCATTACAACAATAGCAAGCTACCCGTTGGTCGAACCGTAAATTTTATCTACCCCAATGCACCTCAATTTGCAGTCGTTCCCGTACGTGATCTAACAGCCAACCTAAAAGGTGGTTATTTTGAATCGATCGCTACTTTATTAATTGAGTATCAGTGAGAGGAATTGCTATGTTTCAGCTGAACAAACAATACAGCCTGATAGTTGGCCTCTTACTGTCGTTAGTCGCCACAGGCACATTTGCTTCAAACATGAAGTTATACGGTATTTTACTTGAGCCACCCGCTTGTACCATCCAAGACGACAATGTCATTGATGTGTTCTTTGGCAAAAATGTCGGTATTCACCGCCTTGATGGCATTAATTACACCCAAGATGTCGACTATAAATTGGTGTGTGCACAGAACTCAAAAGGCTGGGTACTTAAGCTTTCAGTTTCAGGGCCACAAAGCAATTTTGATAGCGCAGCTCTGCAAACTAATGAAAAGAATTTAGCAATCCGCATTACTCAAAACGGTCAGCCTTTTGAGATTAATAAACCCATTACTATCACACCAACAACACCACCAGCAATTAAAGCTGTTCCGATTAAACGGCCAGGCTCTACGCTCACTGAAGGACCATTTTCGGTGACAGCAACACTGTTAGCGGAGTATCAATAATGAATAACAGCGTAAAGACACTGATATTAATGTTTATGCTCTCTTATATAGGTAGCGCGTCTGCCATACCTGATAACTTACATTTTCATGGCATTTTGGTGGAAGAGCCTTGCATCATCAAGCCGGGTGATGAATCAGTTCGCTTAGATTTCGGTAATGTTCCCGATAAGAACTTATATGCCTACGGCAGAACAGTCAGTGAAGCATTTACGATCAATTTATCTGAATGTGATACCAGTGTAGGTAAATCCGTCAATGTCACCTTTTCTGGCACCGCCAATATGGCTCTACCCGGCTATCTTGCACTGCAATCGAGTAGTAACGCGAGTGGATTTGCAATTGGTATTGAAGATGCAGATGGCACTTTTTTACCCGTCAACACTCAAGGTGAAAAGCTTGCTTTGCAAAATGGTACGACTGCATTGAAATTTAAGGCTTATTTAAAAGGTGAACCTGAAGCGATCAGCAAGAGAGAGATCAAACGAGGCCCTTTTAATGCCATAGCAACATTCAAACTGGACTACGAATAACTTAGAGGCTGCACACTAACATGAAATGGTTACCTTATTTTTTCACTGCCAGTATAGCAGCTAGCTCATTTTCTGCTTCTGCGGCAATTTTTTCGTATATTACGGAATCGACAGGAACCCCTGCTAACGCAACGTATACCTATGTTATCGAGCGTTGGGATGAAGAAGACCCTTATACTCCTAGCCCATGCGCCAATTGGTCTTCTTGCTATATCAATATTAACCATAAACACAACGCAAACGGTCAGCCAGGCCGAGTCACACAAACAATAGCCAATGTGACAGGCCTAAAAACCATGAGGGAAGTCCGAGCTAGGGTTATGCAATCTAGTGGCTTTCCTTTGAGCGGAACCGCTCTACATACCGGTGATGCTTTATCAAAAAACCAAGAATGCGTGGGACTTTTTTATCAAAGTATCAACTCAGGTTTAGTGGAAACTTCAGGTTATCTTCTACCGGGTTCTCTGTGTGGTATTGCACCACCTCCTGTTGGGGCATGTCGCATCGTTGAGTCAAGTATCAACATTAATTATGGTGATATCGATGAAGTTAGCTTACCTAAAGCCAGAAAGTCCACGTCTTTCCACGTAACCTGTAACCAAGAAATGACAGTATTAGTCATCGCATCAGGGGCTGATAGCGGCAAAGTCCCACTTCGTAGAGATAATAGTTTAAAAGCAAACTTATACCTAAATAATAATATCGCTGGACAAACCGGTGTTTCAATTTATGTGCCGAAGAATGGCACCACTCAGGTTCAGATTAGCTCTGAACTAGAAGTCAATGGGCGTGTTAGCGCAGGGCCATTTGCTGGTGCAGGCTCTGTCATTTTAACCATACCTTAATGAGTTAGGTGGTCATTATGTATATTCAAAATAATAGTGAAAAGATGCATTATCTGATTGGTCAACGGATCCTAAGAAAACGCAAAGAGCTGGGTTACACTGGCTCCCAATTAGCAACCATACTTGGTGTGAGCCAACAACAAATTTCACGTTATGAAAGAGGTAAAAACAAAGTTGATTTACTGCATTTATTTCGTATATCAATTGCCTTAAAAACGCCAATGCATTGGTTCTTAGAAGATATTACAGAGCAACTAGCACAATTTTTAGATGACGAACCAAAGTACCAACCCATTGCAAATAAAAGATACAATAAAATGCAGTTACAAGCAGAGGCGACATTATACTCTAAATAATATTGAGCATCACTGAAATTAGTCATGTTCGGCATGACAATCGCATTTGTAGTCGTACTTTCTATCATTAGTGCAATGGTCGATTACTCCATTCCACAAGGCATATTTACAGATTTAGATATAGGGATTTCAGCTATTTAGGGCTGCAATCGCTAGCTATGCTTATGACTTAAAAGAGACTAAAGGATTTGATGGTTGGAACCCATTTGAAAGATTACGCCTTGTGTCATTGATTGCGAATAGGCTGCTAAAAACGCAGCCTATTTTATATTTTCTATATGTGGTTTATCCTATATAGGAAATATAAAATAGAAAACAAATACCATGTCTATAATCGATGATTGGGCTGAACGCCATATTCAAACAGCTTTAAATAACGGTGAACTCGATAATCTTAAAGGAGAAGGCCATCCTTTATTACTCGATGACGATAGCCAGATCCCAGCTGAATTAAGAGCTAGCTATCGATTACTGAAAAATTCAGGCTATCTTCCCGCTGAGTTGCAATACCGTAAAGATGCATTAACCCTAGCCGAAATGTTAAAAAGCCTCACCGAGGACGATCCAAATTACTCATCTTTATCTAAACAGCTTACTTTATTAGAATTAAAGTTAAAACAGGCGAATATCAATACCGATTTTCTGCATGGCGAATATAACGCGCTTATTAAGCAACGATTTAACCCCGAATAGAGGAGCGGTACTCCATGGGTGTTTTACCATAAAACTGACGGAATGCTTGGCTAAAAGCAGAATGAGACTCATAGCCTACCGATAGTGCAACTTGTTCAATCGATGCCATTGTCATCAGTAACCGGCTCGCTGTTTCCATTCGTTTTTGTAAGATAAATTGCATCGCAGTTAATTGTGTTTCTGCCTTAAATTTACGTTGCAAAGTACTCACTGACATACAAAATGCATTTGCCATATCTTGGCAGCTGATCGGTAAATGTAATCGGGCATCTACCCATTGATTTACAGTATCAATCCACTGACTCTCTGGTTTTAATTGGGCAAGTAACAATCGAGCTAACATGAAGTTTTGTTCGGGCGGCTGAGGAAAGCGTTGCAACCAATTGAGTAACCCTATTGCTGCGGGTGTTAACGAAAACTGGGTCAGTTTTTCATCAACACTCCACTGTGAGGTCGTTGGCATTTCTAATACATAGTTTTGATTACCCAATTGCCCACTAAAGGCATGCTTCACACCTGGGGCAATCACCACACCACTGCCCGCACCTAATAAAAAGTGCTGCCGATGCATATTGATTTCCATTGCCCCTGATAATGCAAACACGATCTGCCACTGCCCATCATGTTGATGAGAAATAACATCTTCAGAGTATTGTCGATAGTGCAGTTCAGGTAATAGCAATAGATAACTCCTATTCACAACGAATAGGAGAATTATAACGATTTTAAAAATTAAAGCGCGGCCTACGCTAAATAATTCACATGCGGCTTAGCGAAAAATACGTAACGTGAAGTCATGACAAACACAATGATTAAGCGAGAAGCGCACCGTTAGGTAACGGCAAATTAAATTCGGCTAACACAATCGCACCTTTTTCATCGGGTGCACCTGTAATCAATACCTCTGATTTAATACCTGCAATCCGCTTAACTTCGAAGTTACAAACACAGAGTACTCGCTTACCAATCAGCTGCTCTGGGGTATAATTCACGGTGATCTGTGCACTTGAGCGTTTAATACCCTGTTCGCCTAAATCTACCTCCATCACATAAGCAGGTTTTTTGGCTTTGCTATTCACTTCTGCTTTAATGATTGTGCCTACACGCATTTCTACACGAGTGAAATCATCCCATTCAATTATTTGCATACTCTAGTCTCGGGTTATTATCTGATCATGACTTAAACTAGCATAAAATTGAGCTGCGCTTTTATCGCCAAACACGCATTTTATATTGTCAAAAGGTCATAGCTGGCTAAAACGCTGTTATGACTATACTTCTCATACATCAAGGTGCAAGAGGTTGATTACGCTACGCTCGCCGAGTCGGCGTGTTGATCTATGCTCTGCATCTACCTGCATTTCGAATTATTTAAAGTATGTATAATGAATTTTCTCACTGAGAAATTTACTGAAATGATTAAAATTTTTATATGAGTCATAATCGTGATACAACGGTATACCACTTACGTTAAATGTGATATTTGATGATGAAAATATCACCTTCCACCGTATAAAGCACTAAGATACAAATGTATTTCTTCATTCATGTGAAAAGGGTTTTATTATGTCAAATCAATATCAAATTGGTGTTGTTGTTGGTAGCTTGCGTTCCGATTCATACAACAAAAAGGTCGCAAATGCTTTGATTAAGCTGTTCCCTAGTCATTTCACGTTTAAGTTCATTGATATTAGTGAGCTTCCTTTATACAACCAAGATGCTGATCAGCATGTGCCTACGACTGTGGCTCAATTTAAATCACAAATCAGCCAATGTGATGGCATTATTTTTGTTACCCCAGAATACAATCGCTCAATCCCTGGCGTGTTGAAAAATGCTATCGACCAAGGCTCCCGCCCGTGGGGTGATAATTCATGGAATGGCAAACCTGCTGGTATACTTGGCGTTTCAATCGGTAACATCAGTACAGCAATTGCACAACAGCACCTGCGCAATAGCTTGGCATTTTTAAATATGCCAACACTCAATCAACCTGAGTGCTTTTTGAAATGGTTTGATGGTATGGTGGATGAGCAAAATAATTTTGCCCAGAAGAGTAAAGAGTTTATCCAGACATGGGCTGATGCCTACGCACTGTTTGTGACAAAAAATATAGCGAAATAATCAAGAAAAGGCATCGCCAATCGCGATGCCTATAACTGCTGACAAACCTATTCTGTTTGTCGGCAGTCGTTAAGATTTTTAAGATAAACAAGAACAAATCAATTAGCGGCCAGCTTTTAGCTTTTGGAAATACTCTTCATACAAAATATTGGTATTACCAACGTCACTTTGCCACTCACCTTTTTTCAGTACTTCTTCACTTGGATAGAGTGATGGATCGTTAGCAATTTCTGCTGGCAGCATTTTCTTCGCTTCAAGATTTGGTGTTGGATAGCCAATGGACTCAGCGACCTGAGCTGCAATTTCAGGACGTAATAAGAAATTAATTAGCTTATGAGCCCCTTCAGGATTCTTCGCATTCGCAGGAATGGCTAAACTATCCATCCAGAAAATACCGCCTTCTTTTGGCCATATCACTTCAATCGGTAAGCCTGCTTGGCGAGCAACAAACGCCGAACCGTTCCAAAGCATGCCAACATCGACTTCCCCTTCAATAAATGGAGTTGCTGGATTATCAGAATTAAAAGCTAAGATATTAGGGCGTAGTTTCTGTAGCTCTTTATAGGCTTCTTCTATTTGTTTCGGGTCGGTGGTATTCCCTGAATAGCCTAGTTTAGTTAGAGCAACTTGGAATACTTCACGTGCATCATCCATCATCAGTAAACTATTTTTGTATTCAGGCTTCCAGAAATCGGCCCAAGAAGTGACAGTCGCAGGGTCAACAGCTTCACCGTTAATCCCAATACCTGTCGCTCCCCAAATATAAGGCACTGAGTAATCATTTTGTGGATCGAATTCTTTATGTAGCAGGTTAGGATCGAGATTTTTGAAATTACTCAATTTGTCTTTGTCGATCTTTTGCAGCATCCCTTCTTGACTCATTTTGGAGATAAAATAAGTTGAAGGTACCACCAAGTCATAAGCGCCCTCTTTGTAGGTTTTGAGCTTGGTATACATACTTTCATTTGATTCATAGGTGGAATAAATCACCTTGATCCCAGTCTCTTTAGTAAATTGCTCTAATAAACCGGGGGGAACATATTCTGTCCAGTTATAGAAATACAGTACGTCTTTATTTTCGTCAGCGGCAGTTGCCACGCCAATACTTGCAGCCATCACACCAGCAGCCAGTAAATAGGACCATTTTTTCATTACTGAGCATTCCTCAACAAAGTGTTGTTTATACTCGCCATGCATCAAGTTACAACTAACCGTTACAAACTCGAATTATTTTGCGTATATGTATCTTATAGGTTCCTAACAGAACCTACCCTCTTCGCCAAATGGCATTAAAAGAATTGAGCGACAATCGCTGCCGCTCAGTTTTTTAACACTAAAACTATTGTGATTGCTTGGACAGCTTATCTCGCATCACCCATTGGCTCAAGCAAACTAAAATCAGCGACATTAATAATAACACGGTAGCCAGTGCGTTAACTTCTGGGGAAACCCCAACTTTGACCATCGAGTAAATTTTCAATGGTAGGATTTCGTAGCTTGGCCCAGTCACAAATGATGAAACAACCACATCATCCATTGATAAAGTAAAGCTTAGTAGCCAACCTGCAACCACCGCTGGTAATGCAAGAGGTAAGATAATTTTACGCAAAATCGTAAATTCACCAGCACCTAAATCACGAGCAGCTTCCAACATTTTCACATCAAAATCTTTCAATCTTGCGTATACCGTTACGACAACAAAAGGTAAGCAGAAAGTGATGTGCGAAAATAATAGTGACCAAAAACCTAGGGAAACACCTAAGATCATAAAAAGTACAAGCAAAGAAATTGCCATCACAATATCAGGCGACATCATCACCACAAACAACATTCCACCAACAAATGGCTTACCTCTAAAGCGGTAACGAAATAACGCAACAGCGGTTAATGTGCCGATAATGGTTGCAAAGGTTGCCGATAATACCGCCATCGTTATGGAATGCCCAGCCGCTTGCAGCAGGCTGTCATTATTCATTAACAGTTCGTACCATTTCGTCGAAAAGCCCTGCCAATTAATCCCAAAACGTGATTCATTGAAAGAGTTAACAATCAAAATGATAATGGGTATATAAAGATAAGCGTAGATGATGGCCATAAAGCCACCTCGTAGCGTGCGACCGATCATTCTTCATATGCCTTTTTATTCAGTAGCTTAGCAGCTCGGTAATACACATATAGCAATAGCCCCATCATCACTGTCAAGAAGATGCTCGTTGCTGCACCAAACGGCCAATCGCGAATATTCAGGAACTGACTCTTAATAACGTTACCTATCAAGAGGTTTTTTGCTCCCCCCATCAAATCCGCCACATAAAACAGCCCCATTGCAGGTAATAAAACCAATAAACAACCTGCGATAATCCCTGGCATAGTTAACGGAATAATGATTTTCACAAATGTCTGGAACTTGCTCGCGCCAAGATCTCTTGCTGCTTCTAAGTAAGATTTATCCAGTTTTTCAATACTGGAATAGAGCGGCATTACCATAAATGGTAGCAGTATATAGATTAACCCTAATATGACAGCCTCTGGTGTATACATCAGCCTCATAGGTTTATCGATAATGCCAATCCATAGCAAAAAATCATTTAAATACCCTTTAGTACTTAAAAAAACTTTTAATCCATAGATACGGATTAATGAGTTAGTCCAAAATGGCACTATCAATAAAAACAGCATTAAAGGTTGGAGGCGTTTCGGTAATTTTGCCAATATAAACGCAAAAGGATAGCCGATAATCAAACAGAAAAAAGTGGCTATCAACGCCATATTTAGCGAATGAAGCATAACTTCAGCGTACATGGGATCAGACAAACGAATGTAGTTATCCCATGTAAAAATCATATCAACAAGGTCTGTATCACTACGAGTCAAAAAGCTAGCACCAATGATCATGATGTTTGGTAAAAATACAAACAACACTAACCAAGCAACGACTCCTGTGATAATCACATTTTGCAGGATCTTGTGTTTACGCTTGATCATCCAGTACTACCTCCCAACTTTCAACCCAAGTTACAGCAACTTTTTGGTTTAAGGAGTGATCAACATCAGGATCATCTTCATTGAAGAATTCACTGACCATAATGATTTTGCCATCTTCCATCTCAACAACAGAATCCAACGTCATCCCTTTATAGTTACGCTCGCGAACATAACCAATCAACCCTGGATAGTTTTCTGTATCGTTGACTTCTTCTACTCGAAGATCTTCAGGACGTAGTAACACATGAACCGATTGGCCTTCTTCTACAGGAAGTGCAGTGAAAATATCGCATTCATGACCTTCTACACTGGCACGGATCCTTTGTTCATCAATACGATAAAGTACTTTTGCATCAAAAATATTGATTTCACCAATAAATTGAGCCACAAACAGGTTTTTTGGCTCCTCATAAATTTCACGAGGAGAACCATCTTGCTCAATTTTACCTTCTCGCATTACGATAATGCGATCTGACATGGCAAGCGCTTCTTCTTGATCATGCGTAACAAAAATAAAAGTGATACCTAACTTGCGTTGTAGCGCTTTTAATTCGTTCTGCATCTGTTTACGCAGCTTATAATCAAGGGCGGATAACGACTCATCCAGAAGCAACACTTTTGGGCGATTCACCACCGCTCGCGCTATCGCAACACGTTGCTGTTGCCCACCAGATAGTTGAGCGGGTCTGCGTTGCGCGAAATCATCAAGCTGTACCATGCGCAATACTTGGTCAACTCTTTTTTGAATTTCATCAGCAGGGTTTTTTTGCATTCGCAAGCCAAAAGCGACATTTTCAAAAACAGTCATATGCGGGAAAAGTGCATAACTTTGGAATACCGTATTCACAAAGCGATGCTCGGCAGGGATATCAGTAATATCCTGACCATCAAGAATAATTTTGCCGTCATCAACATCTTCTAAGCCAGCAATTAAACGCAGAACCGTTGTTTTGCCGCAGCCAGAAGGCCCCAAAATGGTTAGAAACTCACCATTTTGGATGGTTAAGTCAAGCTCAGAAATAATTTGTTTGCCATCAAAAGCTTTATTTAATGCTTTTAATTCAACGAGTGGTGTCAGAGAGGTTGTCTCAGTCATTTATATTACACTCTATCCCTACTAATAATGCAGATAGAATCGCTACCGTTAAAGACTGTATAAGCTCATCGGAGATAACCCCAGCAAAGCCCAAAACCAGTAGCGCCATTTAAATTTCATTAAGTGCTGCATGATAAACACAGTTAGTGCAAATTGAAAGCCATTTTCGGCACTTCATTTGTCTTTCATTTTGAAAATTCAATGAAATAATTGTCTTTATGAGAAAAATAAGCAACTTAACAAGATTGTTAGTGATCTGAAGTTTTTGTCCTTCCTCCTCCACACCCTAACTATACTCTAAATAAGTTAAATATATTATTCATAGAGTTACGTCTTATAATGATTTTTATTACACTTAAGATGATAAGCATCATCGATATTTTATCTCTATATATCGCGTGAGAGGTCTTATTGTTAAAAGTAATTTGTTAATTAAGTGGTAGAAATCCGATCAATGCCTGAATATTGGCTCAAGATGAATAAACACATGTTAATTTAGGTTTCATCAGCAAATAGCTTGTAACATTAATAACATATCCCTTCAGCAA
This portion of the Providencia manganoxydans genome encodes:
- the potA gene encoding spermidine/putrescine ABC transporter ATP-binding protein PotA, translating into MTETTSLTPLVELKALNKAFDGKQIISELDLTIQNGEFLTILGPSGCGKTTVLRLIAGLEDVDDGKIILDGQDITDIPAEHRFVNTVFQSYALFPHMTVFENVAFGLRMQKNPADEIQKRVDQVLRMVQLDDFAQRRPAQLSGGQQQRVAIARAVVNRPKVLLLDESLSALDYKLRKQMQNELKALQRKLGITFIFVTHDQEEALAMSDRIIVMREGKIEQDGSPREIYEEPKNLFVAQFIGEINIFDAKVLYRIDEQRIRASVEGHECDIFTALPVEEGQSVHVLLRPEDLRVEEVNDTENYPGLIGYVRERNYKGMTLDSVVEMEDGKIIMVSEFFNEDDPDVDHSLNQKVAVTWVESWEVVLDDQA